A single Lactuca sativa cultivar Salinas chromosome 8, Lsat_Salinas_v11, whole genome shotgun sequence DNA region contains:
- the LOC111897854 gene encoding serine/threonine-protein phosphatase BSL1 — protein MDPKPWLHPAPTYFPLETYWDTDDDAPGPRCGHTLTAVAQTKSHGPRLILFGGATAIEGGTSTGIRLAGVTNSVHSYDVLTKKWTRMRPAGEAPSPRAAHAAAAVGTMVVFQGGIGPAGHSTDDLYVLDLTNDKYKWHRVVVQGQGPGPRYGHVMDLVAQRYLVTVSGNDGKKVLSDTWALDTAQKPYVWLRLNTEGDKPSARMYATASARSDGMFLLCGGRDTSGTPLSDAYGLMMHKNGEWEWTLAPGVSPSSRYQHAAVFVGARLHVTGGALRGGKMVDGEAALSVLDTAAGVWLDRNGLVTSSQSNNNGQMEDESLELMRRCRHATSSVGSRLYVYGGLRGDLLLGDFLVAENSPFHSDANNPGLTSERCSNLASPRTNLCPFDPISQDDGHESPLSVDKEGSQRVAEADAVHSTWQAAQTHIATSMMTNQATGINTEGGDKPGDVHLHPRAVVIAREAIGNLGGLVRQLSLDHFENESRRMMPDMSHPGAKRFMRQKSPQGLHKKVISSLLTPRNWKPPIERTFFLDAYEVGELCYAAEQILIQEATVLQLKAPVKVFGDLHGQFGDLMRLFDEYGFPSTGGDITYIDYLFLGDYVDRGQHSLETITLLLALKIQYPENVHLIRGNHEAADINALFGFRLECIERMGENDGIWAWQRFNHLFNILPLAALIEDKIICMHGGIGRSIHLVEQIEKIERPITMDAGSVVLMDLLWSDPTENDSVEGLRPNARGPGLVTFGPDRVAEFCKRNKLQMIIRAHECVMDGFERFAHGQLITLFSATNYCGTANNAGAILVIGRGLVVVPKLIHPLPPLTHTHPLTLEPESNPQHLPPPEENNWMQELNNQRPPTPTRGRPQPDQDRTSLAYI, from the exons ATGGATCCGAAGCCGTGGCTACATCCGGCTCCAACCTATTTCCCATTGGAGACGTATTGGGACACAGATGATGACGCCCCTGGCCCTCGCTGTGGCCACACTCTTACCGCCGTTGCCCAAACCAAATCACACGGACCTCGTCTTATTTTATTCGGTGGCGCTACTGCCATTGAAGGAGGCACATCCACCGGCATCC GATTAGCCGGAGTGACAAACTCTGTTCATTCGTATGATGTTCTTACTAAAAAATGGACGAG AATGCGTCCAGCTGGGGAAGCCCCTTCACCCAGGGCTGCTCATGCAGCTGCGGCTGTTGGAACCATGGTTGTATTTCAG GGTGGCATAGGTCCTGCTGGGCATTCAACCGATGATCTCTATGTGCTCGATTTGACTAATGACAAATACAAATGGCACCG AGTTGTTGTTCAAGGGCAGGGTCCGGGCCCACGTTATGGCCATGTTATGGACTTGGTTGCCCAACGATACCTTGTCACTGTTAGTGGCAATGATG GAAAGAAAGTGCTTTCAGATACTTGGGCTCTGGATACTGCTCAAAAACCATATGTGTGGCTGAGGTTAAATACAGAAGGTGATAAGCCTTCTGCTAGAAT GTATGCAACAGCTAGTGCCCGATCAGATGGTATGTTTCTGCTTTGTGGTGGAAGAGACACCTCAGGCACG CCCTTGTCAGATGCTTATGGACTGATGATGCATAAAAATGGAGAATGGGAATGGACACTTGCACCTGGAGTTTCACCATCATCAAGGTACCAACATGCTGCG GTATTTGTTGGTGCTAGATTGCATGTGACAGGAGGTGCTCTTAGGGGAGGAAAAATGGTAGATGGTGAAGCAGCCCTTTCAG TATTGGACACTGCTGCTGGAGTTTGGTTGGATAGAAATGGATTGGTGACTTCTTCACAGAGCAATAACAATGGGCAAATGGAAGATGAGTCTTTGGAGCTCATGCGTCGTTGTAGGCATGCCACGTCATCGGTTGGTTCtcgtttgtatgtgtatggtggTCTTAGGGGAG ATCTATTGTTAGGTGATTTTCTGGTAGCAGAGAATTCACCTTTTCATTCTGATGCAAATAATCCTGGATTAACATCTGAAAGGTGTTCAAATTTGGCAAGTCCCAGGACGAATTTGTGTCCATTTGATCCTATATCTCAAGATGATGGACATGAAAGTCCCTTAAG TGTGGATAAAGAAGGTAGTCAGAGGGTGGCTGAAGCTGATGCTGTTCATTCCACGTGGCAAGCTGCACAAACACATATTGCAACTTCAATGATGACAAATCAAGCTACGGGGATTAATACAGAAGGTGGTGATAAACCAGGAGATGTGCATCTTCACCCTAGAGCT GTTGTGATTGCTAGAGAGGCAATAGGAAACCTAGGTGGATTGGTGCGACAGCTGTCACTGGATCATTTTGAGAATGAAAGCAGACGGATGATGCCTGACATGTCACATCCTGGCGCCAAACGTTTCATGAGGCAAAAGTCACCTCAAGGCTTGCACAAGAAG gTGATTTCTAGTTTGCTTACGCCTAGAAACTGGAAACCGCCTATTGAAAGGACGTTTTTCCTGGATGCTTATGAAGTGGGAGAGCTTTGTTACGCTGCTGAACAAATCTTAATTCAGGAGGCGACTGTTCTTCAGTTGAAAGCTCCGGTTAAAGTGTTTGGTGATTTACATGGACAGTTTGGTGATTTGATGCGgttatttgatgaatatggtttccCCTCAACTGGTGGAGATATAAC ATACATCGACTATTTATTCCTCGGAGATTATGTTGATAGAGGACAGCATAGCTTGGAGACAATCACTTTGCTCCTTGCTCTAAAG ATTCAGTATCCTGAAAACGTCCACTTGATACGTGGGAATCATGAGGCAGCCGATATAAATGCGCTATTTGGTTTTCGACTTGAATGCATAGAGAGAATG GGGGAGAACGATGGGATATGGGCGTGGCAGCGGTTTAATCATTTGTTCAATATTCTTCCACTAGCGGCGCTGATTGAGGACAAGATAATCTGTATGCATGGTGGGATTGGAAGGTCGATTCATTTGGTTGAACAGATTGAGAAAATAGAGAGGCCCATAACCATGGATGCTGGATCTGTTGTCCTCATGGATTTGCTATG GTCTGATCCGACTGAAAACGATAGTGTGGAAGGTTTGAGACCAAATGCAAGGGGACCCGGTCTTGTTACGTTTGGG CCTGATAGGGTTGCAGAGTTTTGTAAAAGAAACAAACTTCAAATGATTATAAGAGCCCACGAATGCGTGATGGACGGCTTTGAGAGGTTTGCTCACGGACAGTTGATTACCCTTTTCTCCGCAACAAATTATTGTG GGACCGCTAATAATGCTGGGGCAATACTGGTGATTGGGAGAGGATTGGTGGTTGTTCCTAAACTCATTCATCCTTTACCACCGCTCACACACACACATCCACTCACACTTGAACCAGAATCAAATCCACAACATCTCCCACCCCCGGAGGAAAACAATTGGATGCAG GAGCTTAATAATCAAAGACCACCAACTCCTACTCGGGGTCGCCCTCAGCCTGATCAAGACAGGACCTCACTTGCATATATCTAA